In a genomic window of Octopus sinensis linkage group LG16, ASM634580v1, whole genome shotgun sequence:
- the LOC118766632 gene encoding uncharacterized protein LOC118766632, which translates to MLCKTFHAHINVEFNDENKAALRSGSSHVQGRHNRTRLHSSPLELRMLPSADLTSCHYVTNFLRRPSHNGRQLMWHFQRILFQTDTDDQYDNALGEASLCRFPYKLRQHFTIMQLPSQDTVTDLDQVTHFPTEFLNSQDPPLLPPHELHLNVSCLVILLSNLNASTLCNGTRLEIKQIMDQDIEAQIITGHGKNNTVFIPKVPLTPTDCPYPMQSLQSPLKLSFTMTINKEQGPSLKIVGLDLRTSCFSHGQFYVGCSRVGHPVN; encoded by the exons ATGCTCTGTAAAACATTTCATGCACACATCAACGTAGAATTCAACGACGAAAACAAGGCTGCCCTACGCAGTGGATCCAGTCATGTACAAGGACGACACAATCGGACGCGTCTACACAGTTCACCCCTTGAACTCCGAATGCTTCCATCTGCAGATCTTACTTCATGTCATTATGTGACCAATTTTCTTCGACGACCTTCGCACAATGGACGGCAACTTATGTGGCACTTTCAAAGAATCCTGTTCCAAACGGATACAGATGATCAATATGATAATGCACTTGGAGAGGCCTCTCTGTGTCGTTTTCCGTACAAGCTCCGACAACATTTCACAATAATGCAG CTACCTTCTCAAGACACAGTTACCGACCTTGATCAGGTTACACATTTTCCAACGGAATTTCTCAACTCCCAAGATCCTCCACTACTTCCTCCCCATGAACTCCACTTAAATGTCAGTTGCCTCGTCATCCTCCTAAGCAATCTAAACGCATCCACACTATGCAATGGAACTCGCCTTGAGATCAAACAAATAATGGACCAAGATATTGAAGCCCAAATTATCACAGGACACGGAAAAAACAATACCGTTTTCATTCCGAAAGTTCCGCTAACCCCAACAGACTGCCCCTACCCTATGCAGAGTCTTCAGTCCCCTCTCAAACTCAGCTTCACCATGACCATTAACAAAGAACAAGGTCCGTCGCTGAAAATTGTCGGATTGGACCTTCGAACGTCGTGCTTTTCCCATGGACAGTTCTACGTCGGTTGTTCCAGAGTTGGCCATCCAGtcaactga